The Methylomarinum sp. Ch1-1 genome contains the following window.
AAATGCCTTTCCGACGATACGCGTCTTCGCTGCGTGACGCTGTTGCATCGGGAAGGCAAGCTGTGCGTCTGCGAGTTGACGACTGCGCTGGACTTGTCGCAGCCGAAAATCTCCCGGCATTTGGCTTTGCTGCGTCAATCCGGATTGCTGCTCGACAGCCGCGAAGGACAATGGGTTTATTACCGAATCAACCCGGATTTGCCGGGCTGGGCTTATCCGCTGCTCGACGAGGCATTGGCGGCGGTGCAAGCGAGCGAACCTTTCAGAAACGATCTGGAACGGTTGCAGCGCATGGAAGGTCGTCCGGAACTGGCGGTGTGCTGCTAATTTTGTGTTTGCAATATATGCTTATTCGAATATCACTATCAACATGAGGACTTGAAATGAAAAGACTACACATCCATCTATCGGTCGACAATCTGGAAAAAAATATCTCCTTTTACAGCACGCTATTCGGCTGCGAACCGACCGTAAAACACGACGACTACGCGAAATGGATGCTCGACGATCCGCGCGTCAATTTCGCGATCTCCAACCGCAGTCAACAGCTCGGTCTCGATCATTTAGGTCTTCAGGCCGAGAACGAGCAGGAACTGGCGGCGATCAAGCAACAACTCGACGCGACCCAAGCGCCGGTCGAGGCCCAGCAAGACGCGGCCTGCTGTTATGCGCGCTCCGACAAATACTGGATCACCGACCCGCAAGGCATCGCCTGGGAATCTTTTCATTCGCTGAGCGAGATTCCGACCTTCAACGATGCAAAAGCCGTTTCCGACGGCGAAAATCCGTTCGCCTGCCGCCCGGCCGAAAAGTCGACGTCGAGCTGCTGCCCCAGTCCTACGCCTGAAAATACCGATTCATCGTGCTGCGGATAAACACTATGCCGTAAATTCTACTTTTTGACCGGAGGATGAAGACATGAATACATTCTGGAAAGACGAATGGAAACCGCTGACGTTGATCACGGCGGTATTCATCCTGTGTTTTTATCTGCCGGTCGAAACGTTACAGGATTCCAAACGTCTGGCCGATTCGTTCTGGGAGTCCTTGTATCTGGTGCGCTGGTATGCGCAGGAGCATGTGCTGCTGTGTCTGATTCCGGCGTTCATCATCGCCGGCGCGATTTCGGTGTTCATCAGTCAGGGCGCGGTGATGAAATACCTGGGCGTCCAAGCCAATAAAGTTTTGGCCTATGGCGTCGCTTCGGTTTCCGGCACCTTGCTGGCGGTGTGTTCTTGCACCGTGTTGCCGTTGTTCGCTGGCATTTATAAACGGGGCGCCGGTTTAGGACCTGCGATCGCTTTCTTGTATTCGGGGCCCGCGATCAATGTATTGGCGATCGTGCTGACCGCCAAGGTACTGGGCGCGGAGCTGGGTATCGCGCGGGCGATCGGCGCCATTGTCTTCAGCATCGTGATCGGCTTGCTGATGAGCCTGATTTTCCGCAAGGAAGAACAGGCCAAGGCAGCCTCAGGTCTGGTCATGCCTACCGAAGATGAAAACCGCCCACTCTGGCAAAACGCCGTGTTCTTTTTCGTGATGGTTGCGATTCTGGTGTTTGCCAACTGGGGCCAGCCGATGGAAACGAGCGGCCTGTGGTATGGGCTTTATGCCGCTAAATGGTGGCTGACCGGCCTGTTCGGTTTGCTGTTTGCCGTGTTGCTGACGAGTTGGTTCAACTTGAAATCGGCCTGGGTGACGCTGGTCGCCATCATCGTCGCGGCGCTGGCTTTCGTGTTTCCCGAGCAGCCGCTGGCGGCGTTCAGCGCCGCAGTGATCGGCTTTACCGTGTTGACGTCTTCGGCGCAGGACGAGGCCGGCGATTGGTTCGCTTCCAGTTGGGATTTCGCCAAGTTGATTCTGCCGCTGTTGTTGATTGGCGTGCTGATCGCCGGTTTCCTGCTCGGCCGGCCCGGCCACGAAGCGATGCTTCCGTCGGATTGGATTACGCGCGCGGTTGGCGGCAATTCGTTCTCGGCGAACCTCTTGGCGTCCGTGGCCGGCGCTTTCATGTATTTCGCAACCCTGACCGAAGTGCCGATCCTGCAAGGCCTGATCGGCAACGGCATGGGCCAGGGCCCTTCGTTGGCGTTGTTGTTGGCGGGCCCCGCCTTATCGCTGCCGAATCTGCTGGTGATTCGAACCGTGATGGGCAATGCGAAAACCCTGGTGTTCTTATCGCTGGTGGTCGTCATGGCGACGGCCTCCGGCATGTTTTACGGATTTTTGATGGGGAATTGAAATGAAAAAATTACAAATATTAGGTATGGGCTGTAAAAAATGTCATTTGCTGACCGAGCACGCCGAGGCGGCCGCCAAACAATTGGGCATCGAATACGAAATCGAAAAAGTGACCGATATCGATACGATCACCGACATGGGGGTGATGGCGACGCCGGCGCTGGCGATCGACGGCGCGGTGGTTCTGTCCGGCAAGACCTCGTCGCCCGAGGAAATCAAAACGATCTTACAAAATCTAAACTAACCAGGAATCCAGCATGTTGAATGTATTTGTGATTTGTACCGGCAATTCCTGCCGCAGTGTCATAGGCGAAGCCCTGTTCAATCATCACGGCCAGGGCCGCATCCGGGCCTTTTCGGCCGGCAGTCATCCGATCGGCCGGATCAACCAGGGCGCACTGGCGACGCTGAAACGCCATCGTCTGCCGACCGAAGGCTATCAAAGCCAGTCATGGGAAGACTTCGAGCATCAACCGATGGATATCGTGATTACGGTTTGCGACAGTGCGCACGGCGAAACCTGTCCGGTCTATCTGACCAAGGCGGTGCGGGCGCATTGGGGCGTGTCCGATCCGGGCCATGTCGAAGGCAGCGAGGAAGAAAAAATCGCCGCCTTCGAGCAAACCTTCGCGACGCTGGAATTACGCGTCAAGACCATGCTGGAATTGCCGTTGGAAACGATATCGCGCGATGAATTGACCCGGAAACTCAACGAAATCGGCCAATTGACGGCTTGAGAGCCTACGAGGAGAGGTTATGACCGAAAAAACACACGATATCGGCTTCTTCGAACGTTATTTGACACTGTGGGTGGCGCTGTGTATCGTCGCCGGCATTGTGCTCGGCGCGTTCGCGCCGGAATTCGCGAAGACGCTGGACAGCATGAGCATCGATGTCAATGGCGCGCCGGTGGTGTCGATTCCGATCGCCGTCTGCCTGTTCTTCATGATGTATCCGATCATGGTCAAGATCGACTTCGCCGAGGTGGTCAAAGCCGGCAAAAGCATCAAGCCGGTGTCGCTGACCCTGTTCGTCAATTGGGCGATCAAACCGTTCACCATGTATGGAATCGCCTATCTATTTTTAGGCGTGCTGTTTCAGCAGTTGATCGGCGCCGATGCGGTCGATCTGGTCAAGATGCCGTTCGGTCTGGATTTACCGGTCGGCAGCGAGTATGGCTCCGGCACGGTCGTGTTGCAAGACGGCGTCAAGATGCTTGAAGTGCCGCTCTGGCGTAGCTATCTGGCCGGTTGCATCTTGTTGGGCGTGGCGCCCTGTACCGCGATGGTGCTGGTTTGGGGCTATCTGGCGCGCGGTAATGCCGGTCACACGCTGGTGATGGTCGCGATCAATTCGTTGGTGATGCTGGTGTTGTATGGCCTGATCGGCGGCTTTTTGCTCGGCGTCGGTGAATTGCCGGTGCCTTGGGAAGCGCTGCTACTGTCGATCGGTATTTATGTCGCGCTGCCGCTGCTTGCGGGCTACTATTCGCGCAAATGGGTCATCGCCCACAAGGGCCTGCTTTGGTTCGAACAGAAATTCTTGCATCTGCTGACGCCGATTACCATCATCGCATTGTTGCTGACCTTGATTCTGTTGTTCTCGTTCAAGGGCGACGTGATCACCGCGAATCCGTTGACGATTCTGTGGATTGCGATACCGCTGACGATTCAGACCGTGTTGATCTTTGCGATTACCTATCTGGCCGCGAAATTGTGGGGTTTCAGTTATGAAAACGCCGCGCCGTCGGCGATGATCGGCGCGTCGAATCATTTCGAGGTCGCGATCGCGACCGCCGTGATGTTGTTCGGCTTATCATCCGGCGCGGCGCTGGCCACCGTGGTCGGCGTCTTGATCGAAGTGCCGTTGATGCTGGCCTTGGTCGGTTTCTGCAAAAAAACGAAAGGCTGGTTTTCCGTCGCCGAAGAAACCGGGGCGGATTGGGGCAGCCCGGTCGAACCCGCAGGAATTGCTATCGAGTTACCTTCTCGCGAAGAAATTCATGCGGCTTACGAAAAAGGCGAAGCGGCGGTCGTGGACCTGATCGAGCGGATCGGAGCGCGAACCGACGGCTCGAAATGACACCCAATGAAAATGGATTTTACAAAATCAAAATCATAACAATCAAAGCGGCGCGCGTTAGCCGCTACGGTCGAGGAGATTAACCATGTTTTCCAAAATTATCGTCGGCACCAGCCTTAGCGAAACTTCCGGTAAAACCTTGTGTTGCCTGAAAGACCTGCGCCAGGCCGGCGCCAAGGAAGTCATACCATCCCATGCGATTGGTTTTTTCAACACGAAGGAGAAAAAATGATTAGTCAAACCGTGACTAACGTCATGCACAGTGATGAGGCAAAAACCAAAGCCGCGATGGCCTACAATGCCGCCGCCGATCATTTCGACCATCCGGTCAGTTCGTTTTGGCACCGCTTTGGCCGACGCACTATCGAAAGACTCGATTTACAACCGGGTGAACGCGTACTGGATGTGTGTTCCGGCAGCGGCGGCTCGGCACTGCCGGCGGCAGTTCGGGTTGGTGCGGACGGCGCCGTGGTGGCGGTCGATCTCGCCGGACGCCTGATCGATCTGGCCAGAGCCAAGGCCGAAGACCAGCGCCTGAACAACATCGAATTTCGGGTCGACGACATGCTGGCGTTGGGCTATCCCGATCACAGTTTCGATGCGGTTGTTTGCGTATTCGGCATTTTCTTCGTGCCGGACATGAGCGAGGCGGTCAGGGAATTATGGCGTATGGTCAAACCGGGTGGTCGGCTGGCTATCACCACCTGGGGGCCGAATTTGTTCGAGCCGGCCAACGGCGCTTTCTGGGAATCCATTGCCGGCGAATGCCCCGATCTGCATCGAGCCTTCAATCCCTGGGATCGCATCTCGGAACCGGACGGATTGAGACAGATGCTGGCCGAAGCCGGTGTACATGAGGTTGACATCCTGGCCGAATCCGGCGCGCATCCATTGAACGGACCGGAAGACTGGTGGAAGATCGCGATGGGCAGCGGCTATCGGGGTACCTTGGAGCAACTGGATGCGGATACGTTCGAGCGTGTGCGCCAAGGCAATTTGTCCCGCCTTCTTGAACAGCGAGTGGCGGAGATCGAAACCAACGTCATTTACGCGCTGGCCACTAAAGATTGAACCTATGAATTTGCCGGCAAAAGGCGCCGGTGCATGCTATCCGATAACCACAATATTGAGGTGTGCTGACGATAGGAAGCGCACCTTGTTTCGATGCGCTTCACGCAGTTCAGCACATCCGAAGGCAAGGCTACATTGGCATGCAACCGTAGGGTGATTCGCCGCCAGGCAATGCGCCTGGATACCACAATGACCAATTTTGCCTCCGGTGGCGGTTTTTGGCGGCTTGCTTCGCGAAGCCGCCCTACCGGTGCGGGTAGGGTGTGCTGACGCGAGGAAGCGCACCGGTTTTGATGCGCTTCACGGTGTTCGACACATCCGAAGACAAGACGGTGCTTTGCGTAGGAGCGCCGCCCTCGGCGCGAAAAGCAAAAGGTTTTATTCAACTTTGCATTGAATGATTCGGCAGTCTAAGTTTACTATTGCGTAATTATTCAGCATATTTTTATCAGCGAGAGTCGATTATTGATTTATCGCAGCAATTCCCACTTTGGCGTTCAAAAAGGGCATGGGGTGTGTTTGGCGAGGATGTCGGCAGCAAGGATGCGGCCGTCAAGCCCCCAGGGATGGGTTTACGGCGCTCCTCGACAGACACACCCCATGCCCTAAACCCCGCAAAAATACTCAAACTGGGAATTGCTGGATTTATCGGGCTGTCTGCAACAGGCGGATTTTCGCTCTGACCGCCAAGGAAGGCGGAACTGAATAGTTACACTATTGCTTACATATCCCATTGTTTTGGATGACAACCGTGCCCAGCCGCTACCGCAGAAACAAACAACCTCTCAGGCTAGTCATTATCGGCGGCGGCTATGCCGGCTTATCGGCATTGATCACGCTGAGACACCGCGCCCCTGATGCCGAAATTACCCTGATCGACCCTCGCCCCTGTCATCTGCTGGTCACCCGTCTGCATGAAACGGTGCGCAAGCCGCTGCAGGACATCCAGATCCCCTTCCAAACATTGGCCCGGCGTTTCAATTTTGTTCATATCCAACAAGCGATCCCCTTCGATGAGGCGCAACTGCAAACTTGGAAGGCGAAAAAAAGCATCCGACTCGGTGAGCAATCGTTAGCGTTCGATTATCTGTTGATGGCGGTCGGCACCCAGCCTGATTCAACTTCTTCTGCAGACGGCGTTTTTGATCTCGATAGCTTGAGCCGGCATAGCCTGAACACCGAGATCGATAGTCTGCTCGCCGCTCCCGGCAAGCTGAAAAAACATTTCAATGTCATCGGCGCCGGGCCTTCCGGCATCCAGTTTTGTTTCGAACTGGCTCACCGGCTTGCCAACAGTGGCGCCGATTATCAAATCAACCTGATAGACGGCCATGATACGCTGCTGCCTCTTTTCCCGGCAGCCGTCGGACGCTATGTTCAAAAACGTCTGGATCAACGAGGCATACGCTTGTTGACCGGTCAATTTTATCGAGGCTTGGACGATCAAACGTTGCTGTTCGAGCATGCCCACAGCGGCGAACAATCCTCCCTGCCCTCGGACCTGACCTTATTACTGCTCGGAAAAAAACCACGGCTATGCTTACACGCCAACAGTTCCGGTCAAATTTTGCTCGGTAACCAAGTTCTAAGCCATCTGTTTACCGCCGGTGACTGTTCGCATTATGATGAGCTGGGTTCGAACCTGCTGACTTCGCAAGCGGCGATCCGTAAGGGCAAGGCGGCCGCCAACAACATTTTACTCAACGCGGGGGCCCTGCGTTTCTGCCTGCCCTATATGCATCAGGAACTCGGCTATCTATTGAGTCTGGGCCCCGATGACGCGGTCGGCTGGGTCGTCAGCAAAAACAATATCATCAGTGGCCTGCCGGCCTATTTGGCCAAACAAGCCACCGAAACGCAATACGACCTATTCTTGTCGGGTATCGACAGTTATCTGCTTTAACCCGGACATTTGGTAACGATGGCCATGAATAGCGTTATTTTCGCTGTTTAAACCATCAAAAAGGTCGTGGATATCTTTAATATACAAGGTCACTTTGCCGCACTAGCGGTCACCTGATACTTCAAAGTCAAGGAACACTATCGACCCTTATAGCCGACGGCCAAACAAACACAAAACGAATTATCCAGGCAAATAGTATAATTGCGCTGATGAACAATCCGGTCAATGACGCCCCTAGCCCGATCCTGCAAGGCTTTCACCCGATCGTCGCCGATTGGTTCGTGCGCCAGTTTGAACGACCTTCCGAAGTCCAGGAACAAGCCTGGCCAGCAATACAGGCCGGCCAGTCGACGCTGATCGCCGCGCCGACCGGCTCCGGCAAGACGCTGGCGGCATTTCTGGCCGTTATCGACCAGTTGATAAAACAAGGGCTGGAAAACCCGCTGGCCGATGAAACGTATGTGCTCTATATCTCGCCCTTGAAGGCGCTTTCCAACGATATCCGTAAGAACCTGGAGCAACCCTTGACCGGCATAGACACCGCGCTGCTAGAGGCCGCTCTTCCAGGGGTGCTGATCCGCGCACAAACCCGCACCGGCGACACCACCCAGGCCGAACGGACGGCGATGAGAAAATCCCCCCCGCATATCCTGGTGACGACTCCCGAATCGCTTTATATATTGTTAACCTCGGAATCCGGTCGCGAGATGCTGAAAACGGTGCGTAGCGTCATTGTCGACGAGATACACGCGTTGGCCGGCAACAAACGCGGCGCCCACTTATTGCTGTCGCTCGAACGCCTGAATGCGATCACCGCACAAGAACCTGTGCGCATCGGCCTGTCGGCGACACAAAAACCCTTGGACGAAATCGCCCATTATCTGAACGGCGACCGCCCCATCCCCTGTACGATCATAGACACCGGCCATGTGCGCCGACGCGATCTGCAAATCGAAGTGCCGCGCTCGCCGCTGGAGGCAGTCATGGCCAACGAAGTCTGGAGCGAAATCTATGACAGCCTGGAACAACTGATCATCGAACACAAGACCACGTTGATCTTCGTCAACACCCGACGCCAGGCCGAAAGAATCGCCGCCGCGCTGGCGGAACGGCTGGGCGAGACGGCGGTGACCTCGCACCATGGCAGCCTGGCCAAGGAACACCGGCTGGCCGCCGAACAACGATTGAAACAGGGCGAACTGCAGGCGCTGGTCGCCACCGCCTCGCTGGAGCTGGGCATCGACATTGGCGATATCGACCTGGTCTGCCAGCTCGGTTCGCCGCACAGTATCGCCGCGTTCCTGCAACGGGTCGGCCGTTCCGGCCACCGTCTCGGCGCGCTGCCCAAAGGCCGACTGTACCCGCTGTCCCGCGACGATTTGCTCGAATGCAGCGCACTGTTGGCCGCTGTCGCTAAGGACCTGCTGGACAAAATCGAAATTCCGCAACATCCGCTGGACGTGCTGGCGCAGCAGATCGTCGCCGAAGTATCCTGCCGTGAATGGAGCGAACGAGAACTGTTCCAGCGTTTCCAGCGCGCATGGCCCTACCGGCAGCTAAGCGAGCGGCAATTCCAGGCTGTCGTCAAGATGCTTGCCGACGGCTATCACACCCGCCGAGGCCGGCGCGGCGCCTATCTGCACCGCGACCTCGTGCACGGCATGCTCAGGCCGCGCAAAGGCGCGCGACTGACCGCGCTGCTGAACGGCGGCGCGATTCCCGACCAGTTCGATTACGACGTCATCCTGCAGCCGGAAGGCCTGTTCGTCGGCACGCTGAACGAAGATTTCGCCTTCGAGAGCCTGCCCGGAGATATCTTCCAGCTCGGCAATAATTCCTATCGCATGCTGAAGATCGAACAGGGCAAGGTCCATGTCGAGGACGCCCACGGCCAGCCGCCGAACATTCCGTTCTGGTTCGGCGAAGCGCCGGGGCGCAGCAATGAATTGTCGCAGGCCGTCTCCGAGCTGTCGGAAAAAATGGATCGTCTACTGGAGCAAGGCGGCGATGCCGCTTTGACTTATCTTCGCACCGAACTCGACCTGCCCGAAGCCGCGGCCCGGCAGTTGTTCGATTATCTGG
Protein-coding sequences here:
- a CDS encoding metalloregulator ArsR/SmtB family transcription factor → MLTPVQFFKCLSDDTRLRCVTLLHREGKLCVCELTTALDLSQPKISRHLALLRQSGLLLDSREGQWVYYRINPDLPGWAYPLLDEALAAVQASEPFRNDLERLQRMEGRPELAVCC
- a CDS encoding ArsI/CadI family heavy metal resistance metalloenzyme codes for the protein MKRLHIHLSVDNLEKNISFYSTLFGCEPTVKHDDYAKWMLDDPRVNFAISNRSQQLGLDHLGLQAENEQELAAIKQQLDATQAPVEAQQDAACCYARSDKYWITDPQGIAWESFHSLSEIPTFNDAKAVSDGENPFACRPAEKSTSSCCPSPTPENTDSSCCG
- a CDS encoding permease, which produces MNTFWKDEWKPLTLITAVFILCFYLPVETLQDSKRLADSFWESLYLVRWYAQEHVLLCLIPAFIIAGAISVFISQGAVMKYLGVQANKVLAYGVASVSGTLLAVCSCTVLPLFAGIYKRGAGLGPAIAFLYSGPAINVLAIVLTAKVLGAELGIARAIGAIVFSIVIGLLMSLIFRKEEQAKAASGLVMPTEDENRPLWQNAVFFFVMVAILVFANWGQPMETSGLWYGLYAAKWWLTGLFGLLFAVLLTSWFNLKSAWVTLVAIIVAALAFVFPEQPLAAFSAAVIGFTVLTSSAQDEAGDWFASSWDFAKLILPLLLIGVLIAGFLLGRPGHEAMLPSDWITRAVGGNSFSANLLASVAGAFMYFATLTEVPILQGLIGNGMGQGPSLALLLAGPALSLPNLLVIRTVMGNAKTLVFLSLVVVMATASGMFYGFLMGN
- a CDS encoding thioredoxin family protein, encoding MKKLQILGMGCKKCHLLTEHAEAAAKQLGIEYEIEKVTDIDTITDMGVMATPALAIDGAVVLSGKTSSPEEIKTILQNLN
- a CDS encoding arsenate reductase ArsC; the protein is MLNVFVICTGNSCRSVIGEALFNHHGQGRIRAFSAGSHPIGRINQGALATLKRHRLPTEGYQSQSWEDFEHQPMDIVITVCDSAHGETCPVYLTKAVRAHWGVSDPGHVEGSEEEKIAAFEQTFATLELRVKTMLELPLETISRDELTRKLNEIGQLTA
- the arsB gene encoding ACR3 family arsenite efflux transporter; translated protein: MTEKTHDIGFFERYLTLWVALCIVAGIVLGAFAPEFAKTLDSMSIDVNGAPVVSIPIAVCLFFMMYPIMVKIDFAEVVKAGKSIKPVSLTLFVNWAIKPFTMYGIAYLFLGVLFQQLIGADAVDLVKMPFGLDLPVGSEYGSGTVVLQDGVKMLEVPLWRSYLAGCILLGVAPCTAMVLVWGYLARGNAGHTLVMVAINSLVMLVLYGLIGGFLLGVGELPVPWEALLLSIGIYVALPLLAGYYSRKWVIAHKGLLWFEQKFLHLLTPITIIALLLTLILLFSFKGDVITANPLTILWIAIPLTIQTVLIFAITYLAAKLWGFSYENAAPSAMIGASNHFEVAIATAVMLFGLSSGAALATVVGVLIEVPLMLALVGFCKKTKGWFSVAEETGADWGSPVEPAGIAIELPSREEIHAAYEKGEAAVVDLIERIGARTDGSK
- a CDS encoding class I SAM-dependent methyltransferase — protein: MISQTVTNVMHSDEAKTKAAMAYNAAADHFDHPVSSFWHRFGRRTIERLDLQPGERVLDVCSGSGGSALPAAVRVGADGAVVAVDLAGRLIDLARAKAEDQRLNNIEFRVDDMLALGYPDHSFDAVVCVFGIFFVPDMSEAVRELWRMVKPGGRLAITTWGPNLFEPANGAFWESIAGECPDLHRAFNPWDRISEPDGLRQMLAEAGVHEVDILAESGAHPLNGPEDWWKIAMGSGYRGTLEQLDADTFERVRQGNLSRLLEQRVAEIETNVIYALATKD
- a CDS encoding NAD(P)/FAD-dependent oxidoreductase produces the protein MPSRYRRNKQPLRLVIIGGGYAGLSALITLRHRAPDAEITLIDPRPCHLLVTRLHETVRKPLQDIQIPFQTLARRFNFVHIQQAIPFDEAQLQTWKAKKSIRLGEQSLAFDYLLMAVGTQPDSTSSADGVFDLDSLSRHSLNTEIDSLLAAPGKLKKHFNVIGAGPSGIQFCFELAHRLANSGADYQINLIDGHDTLLPLFPAAVGRYVQKRLDQRGIRLLTGQFYRGLDDQTLLFEHAHSGEQSSLPSDLTLLLLGKKPRLCLHANSSGQILLGNQVLSHLFTAGDCSHYDELGSNLLTSQAAIRKGKAAANNILLNAGALRFCLPYMHQELGYLLSLGPDDAVGWVVSKNNIISGLPAYLAKQATETQYDLFLSGIDSYLL